The Tenrec ecaudatus isolate mTenEca1 chromosome 14, mTenEca1.hap1, whole genome shotgun sequence genome contains a region encoding:
- the ATOSA gene encoding atos homolog protein A isoform X3 yields MKPDRDNLDEYFEYDAEEFLVSLALLITEGRTPERSVKGRVESLHCPPAQSCSPGTTKHECTDKLAQCRQARRTRSEVTLLWKSNLPIMVEVMLLPDCCYSDDGPSTEGIDLNDPVIKQDALLLERWSLEPVPRQNGERFVEEKTLLLAVRSFVFFSQLSAWLSVSHGAVPRNILYRISAADVDLQWSFSQTPIEHVFPVPNVSHNVALKVSVQSLPRQSNYPVLTCSIHTNIGLYEKRIQEHALQTHLHRSSNGAECTANPQRLCSKQTWTMAPESVLHAKNSTTLEYPTGVKSVKLCPGTGNRSDYGASPATLLGFSGTEDAKSRETPGRTLKSFSLIDPSVSGLQTSWPAMGETNPLIGSLIQERQDVIARIAQHLIHCDPSASHAPGQPFSTQESTSRNSRLFRATEENENVRKCKETYSMSLGSPESPSPQDSSEGKIRGKPETPGSDTCASSDGVHSRQPGGETSPLIGSLLQERQEVIARIAQHLEHIDPTAPHIPRKPFGMPGSRLLPSKLFRSSYEDNHLLKKTKSSASVSSSEKNTSLLGNGSEGKNPRPDTSLSSLPCNSKVRAVSPGPPVRNRHQERPGEAPLWTQDKAANLPTSSNRPPCKEIHVDLTSRLENTVLGYQFKEQDLTNGIDKQYSNCHGIDKSFCTNKYADKRIKNETCSPESPKTHPLDSKIKLAMLETAAYLHKHENTCSDKDSSRPKTREENAQLYRIEGYCIKDDEDLGCKKPDQLKKEQAQNEGSIYEHSPSSSERKGVKDCLSTCERLKNTEALQTTAPLKPSNVWRKHNFHSLDGTSTRAFHPQTGLPLLSSPVPQRKTQSGCFDLDSSLLHLKSLTSRSPQQCLHIEDDPDIHEKPFLSSSAPPITSLSLLGNFEESVLNYRLDPLGVVDGFTAEVGASGVFCPTHLTLPVEASFYSVSDDNAPSPYMGVITLESLGKRGYRVPPSGTIQVTLFNPNKTVVKMFVVIYDLRNMPANHQTFLRQRTFSVPVKPEMKRNANNKESVRHAERLLRYLIHLRFQSSKSGKIYLHRDVRLLFSRKSMEVDSGAAYELKSYTESPTNPQFSPRC; encoded by the exons TGTCGCCAAGCCAGGCGAACCAGGTCTGAGGTCACGTTGTTGTGGAAGAGCAACCTTCCCATCATGGTGGAGGTGATGCTCCTGCCAGACTGCTGTTACAGTGATGATGGGCCCAGCACCGAAGGGATTGATTTGAATGACCCCGTGATTAAGCAAGATGCATTGCTCCTGGAGAGATGGAGCCTGGAGCCCGTTCCTCGACA GAACGGTGAACGGTTTGTTGAAGAGAAGACTCTTCTGTTGGCGGTCCGCTCCTTTGTGTTTTTCTCtcagttaagtgcttggctgagtGTTTCTCACGGTGCTGTTCCACGGAATATTCTTTACCG AATCAGTGCTGCTGACGTAGATCTACAGTGGAGTTTTTCGCAGACACCGATTGAAcatgtgtttcctgttcccaaTGTTTCTCACAACGTGGCCTTGAAAGTCAGTGTCCAGTCGTTGCCCAGACAATCTAATTACCCAGTCTTGACCTGTAGTATTCACACTAACATTGGCCTTTATGAGAAAAGAATTCAAGAACatgcacttcaaacccacctgcaCCGCAGTTCTAACGGAGCAGAGTGTACAGCCAATCCACAGCGTCTGTGTAGCAAACAAACTTGGACCATGGCACCCGAAAGCGTGTTGCATGCCAAAAACAGCACAACTCTGGAATACCCTACAGGTGTCAAAAGTGTCAAACTGTGTCCTGGCACGGGCAATCGATCTGACTATGGGGCATCTCCAGCCACCCTGCTGGGCTTCAGTGGTACAGAAGATGCGAAGTCACGGGAAACACCGGGCAGAACTCTGAAATCGTTTTCCCTGATTGATCCCAGTGTCTCCGGCCTCCAGACTTCCTGGCCGGCTATGGGTGAGACTAATCCCTTGATAGGCTCGTTAATCCAGGAGCGACAAGATGTTATTGCAAGAATTGCCCAGCATTTGATCCATTGCGATCCAAGCGCTTCTCATGCGCCTGGCCAGCCATTCAGCACACAAGAATCCACTTCACGGAACTCAAGACTCTTCCGGGCAACCGAGGAAAATGAGAATGTGAGGAAATGTAAGGAGACGTACTCCATGTCTCTGGGCAGTCCGGAATCTCCCTCCCCACAGGACAGCAGCGAGGGGAAAATCCGAGGCAAGCCCGAGACCCCTGGCAGCGACACGTGCGCGTCGTCGGATGGTGTCCATTCTCGGCAGCCCGGTGGCGAGACGAGTCCTCTGATAGGCTCCTTGCTCCAGGAGCGGCAGGAGGTGATTGCGAGGATCGCCCAGCACTTGGAGCACATTGATCCCACGGCGCCGCACATCCCCCGGAAGCCCTTCGGGATGCCAGGCTCCCGATTGCTTCCTTCTAAACTGTTTCGGAGTTCCTACGAAGACAACCATTTGCTGAAGAAAACCAAGAGCAGTGCCTCCGTTTCCAGTTCCGAGAAAAACACATCCCTGCTAGGCAACGGCAGTGAGGGCAAAAACCCAAGACCAGACACATCTTTGAGTTCTCTTCCATGCAATAGCAAAGTGAGGGCTGTCTCTCCGGGACCCCCAGTAAGAAATCGGCACCAAGAAAGACCTGGGGAAGCCCCTCTGTGGACACAGGACAAAGCTGCTAATTTACCGACTTCCTCAAACAGGCCTCCCTGCAAAGAGATCCATGTAGACTTGACAAGCAGATTGGAAAATACTGTTCTTGGATACCAATTTAAGGAGCAAGACCTTACCAATGGAATTGATAAGCAGTATTCCAATTGTCACGGTATCGACAAATCATTTTGCACCAATAAATATGCGGACAAAAGGATAAAAAATGAAACTTGCAGCCCAGAATCTCCTAAAACTCATCCATTAGACTCTAAAATAAAGCTTGCGATGCTGGAAACGGCTGCATATCTGCACAAACACGAAAACACGTGCTCAGATAAAGACTCAAGCAGGCCTAAGACGCGTGAGGAGAATGCTCAGCTTTACCGTATAGAAGGTTATTGCATTAAAGACGATGAGGACCTCGGATGCAAAAAGCCCGACCAACTGAAAAAGGAACAGGCTCAGAATGAAGGGTCAATTTATGAACACTCGCCAAGCAGTTCTGAGAGAAAGGGTGTCAAAGACTGTTTGTCCACGTGTGAGAGACTGAAAAACACAGAGGCACTG CAGACTACTGCACCACTGAAACCTTCAAATGTGTGGCGGAAACATAATTTTCATTCGTTGGATGGAACCTCAACCAGGGCCTTCCATCCTCAAACTGGATTGCCTCTTCTTTCAAGTCCT GTTCCTCAAAGAAAAACTCAGTCGGGTTGCTTTGATCTGGATTCTTCTTTACTGCATCTGAAAAGCTTAACATCTAGAAG TCCACAACAGTGTTTACACATTGAGGATGATCCAGATATTCACGAAAAACCGTTTCTGAGTTCTAGTGCTCCACCTATCACAAGTCTTAGTCTACTAGGAAATTTTGAG gAGTCTGTCTTGAACTACCGCTTGGACCCTCTCGGCGTTGTTGATGGGTTTACTGCCGAGGTGGGGGCCAGCGGGGTTTTCTGCCCTACACATTTGACTCTTCCAGTCGAAGCTTCATTCTACAGTGTTTCGGACGATAACGCTCCCTCTCCTTACATG GGTGTGATTACTCTAGAGTCCCTTGGTAAAAGGGGTTATCGAGTACCTCCTTCAGGAACAATACAAGTG ACCTTATTTAATCCCAATAAGACTGTGGTGAAGATGTTTGTTGTGATATATGACTTGCGAAATATGCCAGCCAATCATCAGACATTCCTACGGCAAAGGACCTTTTCTGTACCTGTTAAGCCAGAGATGAAGAGAAATGCTAATAATAAAGAGAGCGTCCGACATGCAGAACGGTTACTACGCTACCTCATACACCTGAG gtTCCAGAGTTCTAAATCTGGAAAGATCTACCTCCACAGAGATGTCCGGCTCCTGTTCTCTCGAAAGTCCATGGAAGTTGATAGCGGTGCTGcatatgaactcaaatcctataCCGAATCGCCAACAAACCCTCAATTCTCACCAAGATGTTAA
- the ATOSA gene encoding atos homolog protein A isoform X1: protein MVFSGNKGLRREDNLDEYFEYDAEEFLVSLALLITEGRTPERSVKGRVESLHCPPAQSCSPGTTKHECTDKLAQCRQARRTRSEVTLLWKSNLPIMVEVMLLPDCCYSDDGPSTEGIDLNDPVIKQDALLLERWSLEPVPRQNGERFVEEKTLLLAVRSFVFFSQLSAWLSVSHGAVPRNILYRISAADVDLQWSFSQTPIEHVFPVPNVSHNVALKVSVQSLPRQSNYPVLTCSIHTNIGLYEKRIQEHALQTHLHRSSNGAECTANPQRLCSKQTWTMAPESVLHAKNSTTLEYPTGVKSVKLCPGTGNRSDYGASPATLLGFSGTEDAKSRETPGRTLKSFSLIDPSVSGLQTSWPAMGETNPLIGSLIQERQDVIARIAQHLIHCDPSASHAPGQPFSTQESTSRNSRLFRATEENENVRKCKETYSMSLGSPESPSPQDSSEGKIRGKPETPGSDTCASSDGVHSRQPGGETSPLIGSLLQERQEVIARIAQHLEHIDPTAPHIPRKPFGMPGSRLLPSKLFRSSYEDNHLLKKTKSSASVSSSEKNTSLLGNGSEGKNPRPDTSLSSLPCNSKVRAVSPGPPVRNRHQERPGEAPLWTQDKAANLPTSSNRPPCKEIHVDLTSRLENTVLGYQFKEQDLTNGIDKQYSNCHGIDKSFCTNKYADKRIKNETCSPESPKTHPLDSKIKLAMLETAAYLHKHENTCSDKDSSRPKTREENAQLYRIEGYCIKDDEDLGCKKPDQLKKEQAQNEGSIYEHSPSSSERKGVKDCLSTCERLKNTEALQTTAPLKPSNVWRKHNFHSLDGTSTRAFHPQTGLPLLSSPVPQRKTQSGCFDLDSSLLHLKSLTSRSPQQCLHIEDDPDIHEKPFLSSSAPPITSLSLLGNFEESVLNYRLDPLGVVDGFTAEVGASGVFCPTHLTLPVEASFYSVSDDNAPSPYMGVITLESLGKRGYRVPPSGTIQVTLFNPNKTVVKMFVVIYDLRNMPANHQTFLRQRTFSVPVKPEMKRNANNKESVRHAERLLRYLIHLRFQSSKSGKIYLHRDVRLLFSRKSMEVDSGAAYELKSYTESPTNPQFSPRC, encoded by the exons TGTCGCCAAGCCAGGCGAACCAGGTCTGAGGTCACGTTGTTGTGGAAGAGCAACCTTCCCATCATGGTGGAGGTGATGCTCCTGCCAGACTGCTGTTACAGTGATGATGGGCCCAGCACCGAAGGGATTGATTTGAATGACCCCGTGATTAAGCAAGATGCATTGCTCCTGGAGAGATGGAGCCTGGAGCCCGTTCCTCGACA GAACGGTGAACGGTTTGTTGAAGAGAAGACTCTTCTGTTGGCGGTCCGCTCCTTTGTGTTTTTCTCtcagttaagtgcttggctgagtGTTTCTCACGGTGCTGTTCCACGGAATATTCTTTACCG AATCAGTGCTGCTGACGTAGATCTACAGTGGAGTTTTTCGCAGACACCGATTGAAcatgtgtttcctgttcccaaTGTTTCTCACAACGTGGCCTTGAAAGTCAGTGTCCAGTCGTTGCCCAGACAATCTAATTACCCAGTCTTGACCTGTAGTATTCACACTAACATTGGCCTTTATGAGAAAAGAATTCAAGAACatgcacttcaaacccacctgcaCCGCAGTTCTAACGGAGCAGAGTGTACAGCCAATCCACAGCGTCTGTGTAGCAAACAAACTTGGACCATGGCACCCGAAAGCGTGTTGCATGCCAAAAACAGCACAACTCTGGAATACCCTACAGGTGTCAAAAGTGTCAAACTGTGTCCTGGCACGGGCAATCGATCTGACTATGGGGCATCTCCAGCCACCCTGCTGGGCTTCAGTGGTACAGAAGATGCGAAGTCACGGGAAACACCGGGCAGAACTCTGAAATCGTTTTCCCTGATTGATCCCAGTGTCTCCGGCCTCCAGACTTCCTGGCCGGCTATGGGTGAGACTAATCCCTTGATAGGCTCGTTAATCCAGGAGCGACAAGATGTTATTGCAAGAATTGCCCAGCATTTGATCCATTGCGATCCAAGCGCTTCTCATGCGCCTGGCCAGCCATTCAGCACACAAGAATCCACTTCACGGAACTCAAGACTCTTCCGGGCAACCGAGGAAAATGAGAATGTGAGGAAATGTAAGGAGACGTACTCCATGTCTCTGGGCAGTCCGGAATCTCCCTCCCCACAGGACAGCAGCGAGGGGAAAATCCGAGGCAAGCCCGAGACCCCTGGCAGCGACACGTGCGCGTCGTCGGATGGTGTCCATTCTCGGCAGCCCGGTGGCGAGACGAGTCCTCTGATAGGCTCCTTGCTCCAGGAGCGGCAGGAGGTGATTGCGAGGATCGCCCAGCACTTGGAGCACATTGATCCCACGGCGCCGCACATCCCCCGGAAGCCCTTCGGGATGCCAGGCTCCCGATTGCTTCCTTCTAAACTGTTTCGGAGTTCCTACGAAGACAACCATTTGCTGAAGAAAACCAAGAGCAGTGCCTCCGTTTCCAGTTCCGAGAAAAACACATCCCTGCTAGGCAACGGCAGTGAGGGCAAAAACCCAAGACCAGACACATCTTTGAGTTCTCTTCCATGCAATAGCAAAGTGAGGGCTGTCTCTCCGGGACCCCCAGTAAGAAATCGGCACCAAGAAAGACCTGGGGAAGCCCCTCTGTGGACACAGGACAAAGCTGCTAATTTACCGACTTCCTCAAACAGGCCTCCCTGCAAAGAGATCCATGTAGACTTGACAAGCAGATTGGAAAATACTGTTCTTGGATACCAATTTAAGGAGCAAGACCTTACCAATGGAATTGATAAGCAGTATTCCAATTGTCACGGTATCGACAAATCATTTTGCACCAATAAATATGCGGACAAAAGGATAAAAAATGAAACTTGCAGCCCAGAATCTCCTAAAACTCATCCATTAGACTCTAAAATAAAGCTTGCGATGCTGGAAACGGCTGCATATCTGCACAAACACGAAAACACGTGCTCAGATAAAGACTCAAGCAGGCCTAAGACGCGTGAGGAGAATGCTCAGCTTTACCGTATAGAAGGTTATTGCATTAAAGACGATGAGGACCTCGGATGCAAAAAGCCCGACCAACTGAAAAAGGAACAGGCTCAGAATGAAGGGTCAATTTATGAACACTCGCCAAGCAGTTCTGAGAGAAAGGGTGTCAAAGACTGTTTGTCCACGTGTGAGAGACTGAAAAACACAGAGGCACTG CAGACTACTGCACCACTGAAACCTTCAAATGTGTGGCGGAAACATAATTTTCATTCGTTGGATGGAACCTCAACCAGGGCCTTCCATCCTCAAACTGGATTGCCTCTTCTTTCAAGTCCT GTTCCTCAAAGAAAAACTCAGTCGGGTTGCTTTGATCTGGATTCTTCTTTACTGCATCTGAAAAGCTTAACATCTAGAAG TCCACAACAGTGTTTACACATTGAGGATGATCCAGATATTCACGAAAAACCGTTTCTGAGTTCTAGTGCTCCACCTATCACAAGTCTTAGTCTACTAGGAAATTTTGAG gAGTCTGTCTTGAACTACCGCTTGGACCCTCTCGGCGTTGTTGATGGGTTTACTGCCGAGGTGGGGGCCAGCGGGGTTTTCTGCCCTACACATTTGACTCTTCCAGTCGAAGCTTCATTCTACAGTGTTTCGGACGATAACGCTCCCTCTCCTTACATG GGTGTGATTACTCTAGAGTCCCTTGGTAAAAGGGGTTATCGAGTACCTCCTTCAGGAACAATACAAGTG ACCTTATTTAATCCCAATAAGACTGTGGTGAAGATGTTTGTTGTGATATATGACTTGCGAAATATGCCAGCCAATCATCAGACATTCCTACGGCAAAGGACCTTTTCTGTACCTGTTAAGCCAGAGATGAAGAGAAATGCTAATAATAAAGAGAGCGTCCGACATGCAGAACGGTTACTACGCTACCTCATACACCTGAG gtTCCAGAGTTCTAAATCTGGAAAGATCTACCTCCACAGAGATGTCCGGCTCCTGTTCTCTCGAAAGTCCATGGAAGTTGATAGCGGTGCTGcatatgaactcaaatcctataCCGAATCGCCAACAAACCCTCAATTCTCACCAAGATGTTAA
- the ATOSA gene encoding atos homolog protein A isoform X2: MVFSGNKGLRREDNLDEYFEYDAEEFLVSLALLITEGRTPERSVKGRVESLHCPPAQSCSPGTTKHECTDKLAQCRQARRTRSEVTLLWKSNLPIMVEVMLLPDCCYSDDGPSTEGIDLNDPVIKQDALLLERWSLEPVPRQNGERFVEEKTLLLAVRSFVFFSQLSAWLSVSHGAVPRNILYRISAADVDLQWSFSQTPIEHVFPVPNVSHNVALKVSVQSLPRQSNYPVLTCSIHTNIGLYEKRIQEHALQTHLHRSSNGAECTANPQRLCSKQTWTMAPESVLHAKNSTTLEYPTGVKSVKLCPGTGNRSDYGASPATLLGFSGTEDAKSRETPGRTLKSFSLIDPSVSGLQTSWPAMGETNPLIGSLIQERQDVIARIAQHLIHCDPSASHAPGQPFSTQESTSRNSRLFRATEENENVRKCKETYSMSLGSPESPSPQDSSEGKIRGKPETPGSDTCASSDGVHSRQPGGETSPLIGSLLQERQEVIARIAQHLEHIDPTAPHIPRKPFGMPGSRLLPSKLFRSSYEDNHLLKKTKSSASVSSSEKNTSLLGNGSEGKNPRPDTSLSSLPCNSKVRAVSPGPPVRNRHQERPGEAPLWTQDKAANLPTSSNRPPCKEIHVDLTSRLENTVLGYQFKEQDLTNGIDKQYSNCHGIDKSFCTNKYADKRIKNETCSPESPKTHPLDSKIKLAMLETAAYLHKHENTCSDKDSSRPKTREENAQLYRIEGYCIKDDEDLGCKKPDQLKKEQAQNEGSIYEHSPSSSERKGVKDCLSTCERLKNTEALTTAPLKPSNVWRKHNFHSLDGTSTRAFHPQTGLPLLSSPVPQRKTQSGCFDLDSSLLHLKSLTSRSPQQCLHIEDDPDIHEKPFLSSSAPPITSLSLLGNFEESVLNYRLDPLGVVDGFTAEVGASGVFCPTHLTLPVEASFYSVSDDNAPSPYMGVITLESLGKRGYRVPPSGTIQVTLFNPNKTVVKMFVVIYDLRNMPANHQTFLRQRTFSVPVKPEMKRNANNKESVRHAERLLRYLIHLRFQSSKSGKIYLHRDVRLLFSRKSMEVDSGAAYELKSYTESPTNPQFSPRC; the protein is encoded by the exons TGTCGCCAAGCCAGGCGAACCAGGTCTGAGGTCACGTTGTTGTGGAAGAGCAACCTTCCCATCATGGTGGAGGTGATGCTCCTGCCAGACTGCTGTTACAGTGATGATGGGCCCAGCACCGAAGGGATTGATTTGAATGACCCCGTGATTAAGCAAGATGCATTGCTCCTGGAGAGATGGAGCCTGGAGCCCGTTCCTCGACA GAACGGTGAACGGTTTGTTGAAGAGAAGACTCTTCTGTTGGCGGTCCGCTCCTTTGTGTTTTTCTCtcagttaagtgcttggctgagtGTTTCTCACGGTGCTGTTCCACGGAATATTCTTTACCG AATCAGTGCTGCTGACGTAGATCTACAGTGGAGTTTTTCGCAGACACCGATTGAAcatgtgtttcctgttcccaaTGTTTCTCACAACGTGGCCTTGAAAGTCAGTGTCCAGTCGTTGCCCAGACAATCTAATTACCCAGTCTTGACCTGTAGTATTCACACTAACATTGGCCTTTATGAGAAAAGAATTCAAGAACatgcacttcaaacccacctgcaCCGCAGTTCTAACGGAGCAGAGTGTACAGCCAATCCACAGCGTCTGTGTAGCAAACAAACTTGGACCATGGCACCCGAAAGCGTGTTGCATGCCAAAAACAGCACAACTCTGGAATACCCTACAGGTGTCAAAAGTGTCAAACTGTGTCCTGGCACGGGCAATCGATCTGACTATGGGGCATCTCCAGCCACCCTGCTGGGCTTCAGTGGTACAGAAGATGCGAAGTCACGGGAAACACCGGGCAGAACTCTGAAATCGTTTTCCCTGATTGATCCCAGTGTCTCCGGCCTCCAGACTTCCTGGCCGGCTATGGGTGAGACTAATCCCTTGATAGGCTCGTTAATCCAGGAGCGACAAGATGTTATTGCAAGAATTGCCCAGCATTTGATCCATTGCGATCCAAGCGCTTCTCATGCGCCTGGCCAGCCATTCAGCACACAAGAATCCACTTCACGGAACTCAAGACTCTTCCGGGCAACCGAGGAAAATGAGAATGTGAGGAAATGTAAGGAGACGTACTCCATGTCTCTGGGCAGTCCGGAATCTCCCTCCCCACAGGACAGCAGCGAGGGGAAAATCCGAGGCAAGCCCGAGACCCCTGGCAGCGACACGTGCGCGTCGTCGGATGGTGTCCATTCTCGGCAGCCCGGTGGCGAGACGAGTCCTCTGATAGGCTCCTTGCTCCAGGAGCGGCAGGAGGTGATTGCGAGGATCGCCCAGCACTTGGAGCACATTGATCCCACGGCGCCGCACATCCCCCGGAAGCCCTTCGGGATGCCAGGCTCCCGATTGCTTCCTTCTAAACTGTTTCGGAGTTCCTACGAAGACAACCATTTGCTGAAGAAAACCAAGAGCAGTGCCTCCGTTTCCAGTTCCGAGAAAAACACATCCCTGCTAGGCAACGGCAGTGAGGGCAAAAACCCAAGACCAGACACATCTTTGAGTTCTCTTCCATGCAATAGCAAAGTGAGGGCTGTCTCTCCGGGACCCCCAGTAAGAAATCGGCACCAAGAAAGACCTGGGGAAGCCCCTCTGTGGACACAGGACAAAGCTGCTAATTTACCGACTTCCTCAAACAGGCCTCCCTGCAAAGAGATCCATGTAGACTTGACAAGCAGATTGGAAAATACTGTTCTTGGATACCAATTTAAGGAGCAAGACCTTACCAATGGAATTGATAAGCAGTATTCCAATTGTCACGGTATCGACAAATCATTTTGCACCAATAAATATGCGGACAAAAGGATAAAAAATGAAACTTGCAGCCCAGAATCTCCTAAAACTCATCCATTAGACTCTAAAATAAAGCTTGCGATGCTGGAAACGGCTGCATATCTGCACAAACACGAAAACACGTGCTCAGATAAAGACTCAAGCAGGCCTAAGACGCGTGAGGAGAATGCTCAGCTTTACCGTATAGAAGGTTATTGCATTAAAGACGATGAGGACCTCGGATGCAAAAAGCCCGACCAACTGAAAAAGGAACAGGCTCAGAATGAAGGGTCAATTTATGAACACTCGCCAAGCAGTTCTGAGAGAAAGGGTGTCAAAGACTGTTTGTCCACGTGTGAGAGACTGAAAAACACAGAGGCACTG ACTACTGCACCACTGAAACCTTCAAATGTGTGGCGGAAACATAATTTTCATTCGTTGGATGGAACCTCAACCAGGGCCTTCCATCCTCAAACTGGATTGCCTCTTCTTTCAAGTCCT GTTCCTCAAAGAAAAACTCAGTCGGGTTGCTTTGATCTGGATTCTTCTTTACTGCATCTGAAAAGCTTAACATCTAGAAG TCCACAACAGTGTTTACACATTGAGGATGATCCAGATATTCACGAAAAACCGTTTCTGAGTTCTAGTGCTCCACCTATCACAAGTCTTAGTCTACTAGGAAATTTTGAG gAGTCTGTCTTGAACTACCGCTTGGACCCTCTCGGCGTTGTTGATGGGTTTACTGCCGAGGTGGGGGCCAGCGGGGTTTTCTGCCCTACACATTTGACTCTTCCAGTCGAAGCTTCATTCTACAGTGTTTCGGACGATAACGCTCCCTCTCCTTACATG GGTGTGATTACTCTAGAGTCCCTTGGTAAAAGGGGTTATCGAGTACCTCCTTCAGGAACAATACAAGTG ACCTTATTTAATCCCAATAAGACTGTGGTGAAGATGTTTGTTGTGATATATGACTTGCGAAATATGCCAGCCAATCATCAGACATTCCTACGGCAAAGGACCTTTTCTGTACCTGTTAAGCCAGAGATGAAGAGAAATGCTAATAATAAAGAGAGCGTCCGACATGCAGAACGGTTACTACGCTACCTCATACACCTGAG gtTCCAGAGTTCTAAATCTGGAAAGATCTACCTCCACAGAGATGTCCGGCTCCTGTTCTCTCGAAAGTCCATGGAAGTTGATAGCGGTGCTGcatatgaactcaaatcctataCCGAATCGCCAACAAACCCTCAATTCTCACCAAGATGTTAA